The following coding sequences lie in one Spinacia oleracea cultivar Varoflay chromosome 1, BTI_SOV_V1, whole genome shotgun sequence genomic window:
- the LOC110776991 gene encoding transcriptional corepressor LEUNIG isoform X6 has product MSQTNWEADKMLDVYIHDYLVKRDLKATAQAFQTEGKVSSDPVAIDAPGGFLFEWWSVFWDIFIARTNEKHSETQLFRARDQHNQTQSQQPPNIQQQQQLQMQQMLFQRHAQQQQQQQQPQQQQHQQQQQQQQQQQQQQQQHQQQQQQQQQQQQQQQQQQQQQLQQQQQRQQQQQQQQQQQQQQQQQQQQQQQQQQQQQQQHQHPPQSQRREAAHLLNGNASELAGTDPLARQNSGTANAMAAKMYEERLKLPPQRDSLDDTSIKQRLSDNVNQLMDQNHASMLKSASGSQPLGQVLHGSAGGMSQQMPSRNQQQLGSVAEVKTEMNSRASGPEASLIGIPGSNQSGNSLTLKGWPLTGLDNLRSGILQQQKSYMQASQPFHQLQMLSPQYQQQLMLAQQNLTSASANDLESRRLRMLLNNRSLNFGKEGFPNSVADMVPNLGSPLQAGCPVLPRGDPDMLLKLKMAQLQQQQQQSSHHQHQIQQNGLSGQPSQLSNQILHQPDKIGGASSITMDGSLSNSFRGNEQASKNQTGRKRKQPISSSGPANSSGTANTAGPSPSSAPSTPSTHTAGDVMSMPSFPHGGGTSKPMFSADATGTLTSPSNQLADMDRFVEDGSLDDNVESFLSPDDADHRDSVGRGMEISKGFMFTEVNSVRGSTGKVVCCHFSSDGKLLATGGHDMKAVLWHADTLKPKTTLEEHTKLITDIRFSPSMSRLATSSFDKTVRVWDVENPSYSLRNFIGHSATVMSLDFHPNKEDLIGSCDGDGEIRYWSITNGNFSMVFKGGSTQIRFQPRHGRYLAAAAENIISILDVETQVCQHRLQGHTKQIHSVCWDPSGEFLASVSEDSVRVWSLGLGNEGDCVHELSCNGNKFYSCAFHPTYSSLLVIGCYQSMELWNMSENKTMTLSAHDGLIAALSVSSATGLVASASHDKFVKLWK; this is encoded by the exons ATGTCTCAGACTAACTGGGAAGCTGATAAAAT GTTAGATGTGtacattcatgattatttagTTAAGAGGGATCTAAAGGCTACTGCACAGGCCTTTCAAACTGAGGGAAAGGTGTCATCTGATCCTGTTG CTATTGATGCACCTGGCGGGTTTTTATTCGAGTGGTGGTCCGTCTTTTGGGATATATTTATTGCCAGGACAAATGAAAAACACTCAGAG ACTCAATTGTTCAGAGCAAGGGACCAGCATAATCAGACTCAGAGCCAGCAGCCGCCTAATATACAGCAACAACAGCAGTTGCAGATGCAACAGATGTTATTCCAGAGGCatgcacaacaacaacaacaacaacaacagccacaacaacaacaacatcagcagcaacaacaacaacagcagcagcaacagcaacagcaacaacaacatcagcaacagcagcagcagcagcagcagcagcagcaacaacaacaacagcaacagcagcagcaactacagcagcagcagcaacgacaacaacaacaacaacaacaacaacaacaacaacaacaacaacaacagcagcaacagcaacaacagcagcaacaacaacaacaacagcagcagcatcaGCATCCACCGCAATCTCAAAGAAGAGAAGCTGCCCATCTTCTCAATGGCAATGCTAGTGAGCTTGCAGGAACTGACCCTCTTGCTCGACAAAATTCTGGCACTGCAAATGCCATGGCTGCAAAAATGTACGAGGAACGATTAAAATTGCCCCCACAAAGGGACTCACTAGATGATACATCAATAAAA CAGCGACTTTCTGATAATGTAAACCAACTCATGGATCAGAATCATGCCTCTATGCTAAAATCAGCTTCTGGTAGCCAGCCTTTAGG ACAAGTATTGCATGGTTCAGCTGGTGGCATGTCTCAGCAGATGCCATCTCGGAATCAACAGCAGCTAGGGTCTGTTGCA GAGGTAAAGACTGAAATGAATTCTCGAGCTTCTGGACCTGAAGCATCATTGATAGGAATTCCTG GATCAAACCAAAGTGGTAATAGTTTAACACTGAAAGGATGGCCACTCACG GGACTGGATAATCTTCGATCTGGGATTCTTCAGCAGCAAAAATCATATATGCAGGCTTCTCAGCCCTTTCACCAACTCCAAATGTTGTCACCACAATATCAGCAGCAACTTATGCTCGCCCAACAAAATTTGACATCAGCTTCTGCAAATGATTTGGAAAGCAGAAGACTCAGAATGTTATTGAATAATAGAAGTTTGAATTTCGGGAAGGAGGGATTCCCAAACTCTGTTGCGGATATGGTCCCAAACCTTGGATCACCCTTGCAAGCTGGTTGTCCTGTTTTACCACGAGGAGATCCTGACATGTTATTAAAG TTGAAAATGGCTCAACTgcaacagcaacaacagcaaAGCAGCCACCACCAACATCAGATTCAGCAGAATGGGCTTTCTGGTCAACCTTCTCAACTTTCAAATCAAATTCTTCATCAGCCAGATAAGATTGGTGGAGCTAGTAGTATTACAATGGATGGTAGCTTATCCAACTCCTTTCGGGGAAATGAGCAG GCTTCAAAAAATCAGACAGGCAGGAAGAGAAAGCAGCCCATATCATCCTCAGGACCCGCCAATAGCTCAGGAACTGCAAATACTGCTGGACCCTCTCCAAGTTCAGCTCCTTCAACACCCTCAACTCACACAGCTGGAGATGTGATGTCAATGCCATCCTTTCCTCATGGCGGAGGCACTTCAAAGCCCATGTTTAGCGCAGATGCAACTGGAACCCTAACATCACCATCAAACCAGCTG GCTGATATGGATCGTTTTGTGGAGGATGGATCGCTAGATGACAATGTAGAGTCATTCTTATCACCTGATGATGCAGACCACAGAGATTCCGTTGGCCGTGGTATGGAAATAAGCAAAG GATTTATGTTCACGGAAGTTAACTCCGTTCGAGGGAGCACAGGCAAAGTAGTCTGTTGTCACTTTTCATCAGATGGAAAACTCCTTGCCACAGGTGGACACGATATGAAG GCTGTACTATGGCATGCTGATACATTGAAGCCCAAAACTACACTGGAGGAACATACAAAATTGATAACTGATATCCGCTTCAGTCCCTCTATGTCACGCCTGGCTACTTCATCGTTTGATAAAACTGTCAGAGTTTGGGATGTCGAAAAC CCTAGCTATTCACTTCGTAATTTTATTGGACATTCCGCCACTGTCATGTCTCTTGACTTCCACCCTAATAAAGAAGATCTCATCGGTTCGTGCGACGGGGATGGTGAAATCCGCTATTGGAGTATAACCAATGGAAACTTTTCCATGGTCTTTAAG GGTGGCAGCACCCAGATAAGATTCCAACCCCGTCACGGAAGGTATCTTGCTGCAGCTGCAGAAAATATTATATCCATACTTGATGTGGAGACACAAGTTTGTCAGCACAGATTACAG GGGCACACAAAGCAGATTCATTCTGTATGCTGGGATCCTTCTGGTGAATTCTTGGCTTCTGTGAGTGAGGACTCAGTTAGAGTCTGGAGTCTTGGCTTAGGAAATGAAGGTGATTGTGTGCATGAGCTGAGCTGCAATGGAAACAAGTTTTACTCGTGTGCTTTCCATCCTACGTACTCCTCTTTACTGGTGATCGGGTGTTACCAG TCTATGGAGCTTTGGAACATGTCAGAGAACAAGACCATGACCCTATCAGCACATGATGGGCTCATTGCTGCATTATCTGTATCTAGCGCGACAGGGCTAGTGGCTTCTGCCAGTCATGACAAGTTTGTGAAGCTCTGGAAATGA
- the LOC110776991 gene encoding transcriptional corepressor LEUNIG isoform X2, giving the protein MSQTNWEADKMLDVYIHDYLVKRDLKATAQAFQTEGKVSSDPVAIDAPGGFLFEWWSVFWDIFIARTNEKHSEVAASYIEVGLRSSMRTQLFRARDQHNQTQSQQPPNIQQQQQLQMQQMLFQRHAQQQQQQQQPQQQQHQQQQQQQQQQQQQQQQHQQQQQQQQQQQQQQQQQQQQQLQQQQQRQQQQQQQQQQQQQQQQQQQQQQQQQQQQQQQHQHPPQSQRREAAHLLNGNASELAGTDPLARQNSGTANAMAAKMYEERLKLPPQRDSLDDTSIKRLSDNVNQLMDQNHASMLKSASGSQPLGQVLHGSAGGMSQQMPSRNQQQLGSVAEVKTEMNSRASGPEASLIGIPGSNQSGNSLTLKGWPLTGLDNLRSGILQQQKSYMQASQPFHQLQMLSPQYQQQLMLAQQNLTSASANDLESRRLRMLLNNRSLNFGKEGFPNSVADMVPNLGSPLQAGCPVLPRGDPDMLLKLKMAQLQQQQQQSSHHQHQIQQNGLSGQPSQLSNQILHQPDKIGGASSITMDGSLSNSFRGNEQASKNQTGRKRKQPISSSGPANSSGTANTAGPSPSSAPSTPSTHTAGDVMSMPSFPHGGGTSKPMFSADATGTLTSPSNQLADMDRFVEDGSLDDNVESFLSPDDADHRDSVGRGMEISKGFMFTEVNSVRGSTGKVVCCHFSSDGKLLATGGHDMKAVLWHADTLKPKTTLEEHTKLITDIRFSPSMSRLATSSFDKTVRVWDVENPSYSLRNFIGHSATVMSLDFHPNKEDLIGSCDGDGEIRYWSITNGNFSMVFKGGSTQIRFQPRHGRYLAAAAENIISILDVETQVCQHRLQGHTKQIHSVCWDPSGEFLASVSEDSVRVWSLGLGNEGDCVHELSCNGNKFYSCAFHPTYSSLLVIGCYQSMELWNMSENKTMTLSAHDGLIAALSVSSATGLVASASHDKFVKLWK; this is encoded by the exons ATGTCTCAGACTAACTGGGAAGCTGATAAAAT GTTAGATGTGtacattcatgattatttagTTAAGAGGGATCTAAAGGCTACTGCACAGGCCTTTCAAACTGAGGGAAAGGTGTCATCTGATCCTGTTG CTATTGATGCACCTGGCGGGTTTTTATTCGAGTGGTGGTCCGTCTTTTGGGATATATTTATTGCCAGGACAAATGAAAAACACTCAGAGGTAGCTGCTTCATATATTGAGGTTGGTCTGAGAAGTAGTATGCGG ACTCAATTGTTCAGAGCAAGGGACCAGCATAATCAGACTCAGAGCCAGCAGCCGCCTAATATACAGCAACAACAGCAGTTGCAGATGCAACAGATGTTATTCCAGAGGCatgcacaacaacaacaacaacaacaacagccacaacaacaacaacatcagcagcaacaacaacaacagcagcagcaacagcaacagcaacaacaacatcagcaacagcagcagcagcagcagcagcagcagcaacaacaacaacagcaacagcagcagcaactacagcagcagcagcaacgacaacaacaacaacaacaacaacaacaacaacaacaacaacaacaacagcagcaacagcaacaacagcagcaacaacaacaacaacagcagcagcatcaGCATCCACCGCAATCTCAAAGAAGAGAAGCTGCCCATCTTCTCAATGGCAATGCTAGTGAGCTTGCAGGAACTGACCCTCTTGCTCGACAAAATTCTGGCACTGCAAATGCCATGGCTGCAAAAATGTACGAGGAACGATTAAAATTGCCCCCACAAAGGGACTCACTAGATGATACATCAATAAAA CGACTTTCTGATAATGTAAACCAACTCATGGATCAGAATCATGCCTCTATGCTAAAATCAGCTTCTGGTAGCCAGCCTTTAGG ACAAGTATTGCATGGTTCAGCTGGTGGCATGTCTCAGCAGATGCCATCTCGGAATCAACAGCAGCTAGGGTCTGTTGCA GAGGTAAAGACTGAAATGAATTCTCGAGCTTCTGGACCTGAAGCATCATTGATAGGAATTCCTG GATCAAACCAAAGTGGTAATAGTTTAACACTGAAAGGATGGCCACTCACG GGACTGGATAATCTTCGATCTGGGATTCTTCAGCAGCAAAAATCATATATGCAGGCTTCTCAGCCCTTTCACCAACTCCAAATGTTGTCACCACAATATCAGCAGCAACTTATGCTCGCCCAACAAAATTTGACATCAGCTTCTGCAAATGATTTGGAAAGCAGAAGACTCAGAATGTTATTGAATAATAGAAGTTTGAATTTCGGGAAGGAGGGATTCCCAAACTCTGTTGCGGATATGGTCCCAAACCTTGGATCACCCTTGCAAGCTGGTTGTCCTGTTTTACCACGAGGAGATCCTGACATGTTATTAAAG TTGAAAATGGCTCAACTgcaacagcaacaacagcaaAGCAGCCACCACCAACATCAGATTCAGCAGAATGGGCTTTCTGGTCAACCTTCTCAACTTTCAAATCAAATTCTTCATCAGCCAGATAAGATTGGTGGAGCTAGTAGTATTACAATGGATGGTAGCTTATCCAACTCCTTTCGGGGAAATGAGCAG GCTTCAAAAAATCAGACAGGCAGGAAGAGAAAGCAGCCCATATCATCCTCAGGACCCGCCAATAGCTCAGGAACTGCAAATACTGCTGGACCCTCTCCAAGTTCAGCTCCTTCAACACCCTCAACTCACACAGCTGGAGATGTGATGTCAATGCCATCCTTTCCTCATGGCGGAGGCACTTCAAAGCCCATGTTTAGCGCAGATGCAACTGGAACCCTAACATCACCATCAAACCAGCTG GCTGATATGGATCGTTTTGTGGAGGATGGATCGCTAGATGACAATGTAGAGTCATTCTTATCACCTGATGATGCAGACCACAGAGATTCCGTTGGCCGTGGTATGGAAATAAGCAAAG GATTTATGTTCACGGAAGTTAACTCCGTTCGAGGGAGCACAGGCAAAGTAGTCTGTTGTCACTTTTCATCAGATGGAAAACTCCTTGCCACAGGTGGACACGATATGAAG GCTGTACTATGGCATGCTGATACATTGAAGCCCAAAACTACACTGGAGGAACATACAAAATTGATAACTGATATCCGCTTCAGTCCCTCTATGTCACGCCTGGCTACTTCATCGTTTGATAAAACTGTCAGAGTTTGGGATGTCGAAAAC CCTAGCTATTCACTTCGTAATTTTATTGGACATTCCGCCACTGTCATGTCTCTTGACTTCCACCCTAATAAAGAAGATCTCATCGGTTCGTGCGACGGGGATGGTGAAATCCGCTATTGGAGTATAACCAATGGAAACTTTTCCATGGTCTTTAAG GGTGGCAGCACCCAGATAAGATTCCAACCCCGTCACGGAAGGTATCTTGCTGCAGCTGCAGAAAATATTATATCCATACTTGATGTGGAGACACAAGTTTGTCAGCACAGATTACAG GGGCACACAAAGCAGATTCATTCTGTATGCTGGGATCCTTCTGGTGAATTCTTGGCTTCTGTGAGTGAGGACTCAGTTAGAGTCTGGAGTCTTGGCTTAGGAAATGAAGGTGATTGTGTGCATGAGCTGAGCTGCAATGGAAACAAGTTTTACTCGTGTGCTTTCCATCCTACGTACTCCTCTTTACTGGTGATCGGGTGTTACCAG TCTATGGAGCTTTGGAACATGTCAGAGAACAAGACCATGACCCTATCAGCACATGATGGGCTCATTGCTGCATTATCTGTATCTAGCGCGACAGGGCTAGTGGCTTCTGCCAGTCATGACAAGTTTGTGAAGCTCTGGAAATGA
- the LOC110776991 gene encoding transcriptional corepressor LEUNIG isoform X3 yields the protein MSQTNWEADKMLDVYIHDYLVKRDLKATAQAFQTEGKVSSDPVAIDAPGGFLFEWWSVFWDIFIARTNEKHSEVAASYIEVGLRSSMRTQLFRARDQHNQTQSQQPPNIQQQQQLQMQQMLFQRHAQQQQQQQQPQQQQHQQQQQQQQQQQQQQQQHQQQQQQQQQQQQQQQQQQQQQLQQQQQRQQQQQQQQQQQQQQQQQQQQQQQQQQQQQQQHQHPPQSQRREAAHLLNGNASELAGTDPLARQNSGTANAMAAKMYEERLKLPPQRDSLDDTSIKQRLSDNVNQLMDQNHASMLKSASGSQPLGQVLHGSAGGMSQQMPSRNQQQLGSVAEVKTEMNSRASGPEASLIGIPGSNQSGNSLTLKGWPLTGLDNLRSGILQQQKSYMQASQPFHQLQMLSPQYQQQLMLAQQNLTSASANDLESRRLRMLLNNRSLNFGKEGFPNSVADMVPNLGSPLQAGCPVLPRGDPDMLLKLKMAQLQQQQQQSSHHQHQIQQNGLSGQPSQLSNQILHQPDKIGGASSITMDGSLSNSFRGNEQTGRKRKQPISSSGPANSSGTANTAGPSPSSAPSTPSTHTAGDVMSMPSFPHGGGTSKPMFSADATGTLTSPSNQLADMDRFVEDGSLDDNVESFLSPDDADHRDSVGRGMEISKGFMFTEVNSVRGSTGKVVCCHFSSDGKLLATGGHDMKAVLWHADTLKPKTTLEEHTKLITDIRFSPSMSRLATSSFDKTVRVWDVENPSYSLRNFIGHSATVMSLDFHPNKEDLIGSCDGDGEIRYWSITNGNFSMVFKGGSTQIRFQPRHGRYLAAAAENIISILDVETQVCQHRLQGHTKQIHSVCWDPSGEFLASVSEDSVRVWSLGLGNEGDCVHELSCNGNKFYSCAFHPTYSSLLVIGCYQSMELWNMSENKTMTLSAHDGLIAALSVSSATGLVASASHDKFVKLWK from the exons ATGTCTCAGACTAACTGGGAAGCTGATAAAAT GTTAGATGTGtacattcatgattatttagTTAAGAGGGATCTAAAGGCTACTGCACAGGCCTTTCAAACTGAGGGAAAGGTGTCATCTGATCCTGTTG CTATTGATGCACCTGGCGGGTTTTTATTCGAGTGGTGGTCCGTCTTTTGGGATATATTTATTGCCAGGACAAATGAAAAACACTCAGAGGTAGCTGCTTCATATATTGAGGTTGGTCTGAGAAGTAGTATGCGG ACTCAATTGTTCAGAGCAAGGGACCAGCATAATCAGACTCAGAGCCAGCAGCCGCCTAATATACAGCAACAACAGCAGTTGCAGATGCAACAGATGTTATTCCAGAGGCatgcacaacaacaacaacaacaacaacagccacaacaacaacaacatcagcagcaacaacaacaacagcagcagcaacagcaacagcaacaacaacatcagcaacagcagcagcagcagcagcagcagcagcaacaacaacaacagcaacagcagcagcaactacagcagcagcagcaacgacaacaacaacaacaacaacaacaacaacaacaacaacaacaacaacagcagcaacagcaacaacagcagcaacaacaacaacaacagcagcagcatcaGCATCCACCGCAATCTCAAAGAAGAGAAGCTGCCCATCTTCTCAATGGCAATGCTAGTGAGCTTGCAGGAACTGACCCTCTTGCTCGACAAAATTCTGGCACTGCAAATGCCATGGCTGCAAAAATGTACGAGGAACGATTAAAATTGCCCCCACAAAGGGACTCACTAGATGATACATCAATAAAA CAGCGACTTTCTGATAATGTAAACCAACTCATGGATCAGAATCATGCCTCTATGCTAAAATCAGCTTCTGGTAGCCAGCCTTTAGG ACAAGTATTGCATGGTTCAGCTGGTGGCATGTCTCAGCAGATGCCATCTCGGAATCAACAGCAGCTAGGGTCTGTTGCA GAGGTAAAGACTGAAATGAATTCTCGAGCTTCTGGACCTGAAGCATCATTGATAGGAATTCCTG GATCAAACCAAAGTGGTAATAGTTTAACACTGAAAGGATGGCCACTCACG GGACTGGATAATCTTCGATCTGGGATTCTTCAGCAGCAAAAATCATATATGCAGGCTTCTCAGCCCTTTCACCAACTCCAAATGTTGTCACCACAATATCAGCAGCAACTTATGCTCGCCCAACAAAATTTGACATCAGCTTCTGCAAATGATTTGGAAAGCAGAAGACTCAGAATGTTATTGAATAATAGAAGTTTGAATTTCGGGAAGGAGGGATTCCCAAACTCTGTTGCGGATATGGTCCCAAACCTTGGATCACCCTTGCAAGCTGGTTGTCCTGTTTTACCACGAGGAGATCCTGACATGTTATTAAAG TTGAAAATGGCTCAACTgcaacagcaacaacagcaaAGCAGCCACCACCAACATCAGATTCAGCAGAATGGGCTTTCTGGTCAACCTTCTCAACTTTCAAATCAAATTCTTCATCAGCCAGATAAGATTGGTGGAGCTAGTAGTATTACAATGGATGGTAGCTTATCCAACTCCTTTCGGGGAAATGAGCAG ACAGGCAGGAAGAGAAAGCAGCCCATATCATCCTCAGGACCCGCCAATAGCTCAGGAACTGCAAATACTGCTGGACCCTCTCCAAGTTCAGCTCCTTCAACACCCTCAACTCACACAGCTGGAGATGTGATGTCAATGCCATCCTTTCCTCATGGCGGAGGCACTTCAAAGCCCATGTTTAGCGCAGATGCAACTGGAACCCTAACATCACCATCAAACCAGCTG GCTGATATGGATCGTTTTGTGGAGGATGGATCGCTAGATGACAATGTAGAGTCATTCTTATCACCTGATGATGCAGACCACAGAGATTCCGTTGGCCGTGGTATGGAAATAAGCAAAG GATTTATGTTCACGGAAGTTAACTCCGTTCGAGGGAGCACAGGCAAAGTAGTCTGTTGTCACTTTTCATCAGATGGAAAACTCCTTGCCACAGGTGGACACGATATGAAG GCTGTACTATGGCATGCTGATACATTGAAGCCCAAAACTACACTGGAGGAACATACAAAATTGATAACTGATATCCGCTTCAGTCCCTCTATGTCACGCCTGGCTACTTCATCGTTTGATAAAACTGTCAGAGTTTGGGATGTCGAAAAC CCTAGCTATTCACTTCGTAATTTTATTGGACATTCCGCCACTGTCATGTCTCTTGACTTCCACCCTAATAAAGAAGATCTCATCGGTTCGTGCGACGGGGATGGTGAAATCCGCTATTGGAGTATAACCAATGGAAACTTTTCCATGGTCTTTAAG GGTGGCAGCACCCAGATAAGATTCCAACCCCGTCACGGAAGGTATCTTGCTGCAGCTGCAGAAAATATTATATCCATACTTGATGTGGAGACACAAGTTTGTCAGCACAGATTACAG GGGCACACAAAGCAGATTCATTCTGTATGCTGGGATCCTTCTGGTGAATTCTTGGCTTCTGTGAGTGAGGACTCAGTTAGAGTCTGGAGTCTTGGCTTAGGAAATGAAGGTGATTGTGTGCATGAGCTGAGCTGCAATGGAAACAAGTTTTACTCGTGTGCTTTCCATCCTACGTACTCCTCTTTACTGGTGATCGGGTGTTACCAG TCTATGGAGCTTTGGAACATGTCAGAGAACAAGACCATGACCCTATCAGCACATGATGGGCTCATTGCTGCATTATCTGTATCTAGCGCGACAGGGCTAGTGGCTTCTGCCAGTCATGACAAGTTTGTGAAGCTCTGGAAATGA